The Larimichthys crocea isolate SSNF unplaced genomic scaffold, L_crocea_2.0 scaffold214, whole genome shotgun sequence DNA window AGCGCCGAGGCCAACAGAAGAGCCAAAGCTCACAAAGGTTCCTGAAGGCATCTCTTACTGTTTATTCTATAAGCAGAGCCTCGTCTGAATGCTTAAATCATTATCGTCATTaactcttattattattaactcattatttaatgatgataattataAAACACTTTACTGTGCAGGTCACAAGCAGTTCACAAACTTCACAGTGAAGGAGACATCTCATGTTAAAGTTcataaatgaaacatatttacatgttctGGATTTTTACTCGGCGGAGGAGGAGATGTTTAATGAGGTGGAAAAAAGACGTCAGACTAAAGTGTCAAGGTATTTTTAGATTCTTTCTACGAGTTTATTTAGCCTGACATGAGCTCTCTGTTCTAACAGGCGGTAAACATGATATATCCAGACCAGCTTCAGAGTGCTCCACCGCAGAGACTCAGTACGGCAAATGTGTTCCTGAACATGGAGACTGTGGAGACGGTCTGAGAGAGGCAACCTGCAAAGACCGCACTGACAAGATCCACTGCAAGATCCCCTGCAACTGGAAGAAGGACATCAGTAAGACGAACACCAACAAACACTGTCGcaacaaacactgtcaaacactgtcaaacaccaacaaacaccgtcgcaacaaacactgtcaaacactgtcaaacacCGTCAAACACCAACGAACACCAACgaacaccaacaaacaccaacaaacaccaacaaacaccgTCAAACACcgtcaaacaccaacaaacaccgCCAAACACcgtcaaacaccaacaaacaccaacaaacactgtcaaacaccaacaaacaccgtcaaacaccaacaaacacagtcaaacactgtcaaacaccgtcaaacacaatcaaacagaaatatcaAACATCATGTGACGGTGTGCGACACGTCAGTAACCTGTCAGCGTACTGAAGCTTTGTATTTTCCCTTCAGGTGACTGTAAGTATAAGTTCGGCCCGTGGGGATCCTGCGACGCTGCCACCAACACCAAGAGCCGATCAGGAACACTGAAACGAGCCCTGTTCAACGCCGAGTGTCAAATCACCGTCAAGGTGTCCAAACCTTGTTCCCCCAAAGTGAAGAAGACTAGAGGTGAGACCTGAAATACTCGAGTAAGAATACTCCATCCATAGTGTGTTTGTCCTTGTGCTGATTGGATGAACATGTTTAATT harbors:
- the mdkb gene encoding midkine b, which produces MRSLFSVTLLLFLVLTLSAEANRRAKAHKGGKHDISRPASECSTAETQYGKCVPEHGDCGDGLREATCKDRTDKIHCKIPCNWKKDISDCKYKFGPWGSCDAATNTKSRSGTLKRALFNAECQITVKVSKPCSPKVKKTRGDKKSN